The Arachis hypogaea cultivar Tifrunner chromosome 16, arahy.Tifrunner.gnm2.J5K5, whole genome shotgun sequence genome contains a region encoding:
- the LOC112758460 gene encoding lysine-specific demethylase JMJ27 isoform X6, translating to MIRVELSFAQSATENATVMNALRGKTQKEVENACPFCSGNCNCKACLREVPVLMDREVNSSVKLHRLRYLLYKALPVLRHIHREQSLELEIESKIRGEQLQEKGIARTELDKRERLYCDNCNTSIIGFYRSCPNPSCSYDLCLMCCQELREGCQPGGIEAETSQEQFSERAHNHDSSRTKSKKQNKRYGWESQLVPTNFDFQADMSTPFPEWNANTDGNIPCPPKQRGGCGTTLLELRRTFKCNWVVKLLNNAEDLTRDYTPPDVDITEKCSLCQKNTIEGKTNLEARRAAFRDDDNDNFIYSSNARDISDDEIEHFQRHWMRGEPVVVRNILDKTSGLSWEPMVMWRALRETGSKVRFKDETRSVEAIDCFDWCGVEINIHQFFQGYLEGRMYKNGWPEMLKLKDWPTSTTFEERLPRHGTEFLMALPYRDYTNPKSGTLNFASKLPDDSLKPDLGPKTYIAYGFSDELGRGDSVTKLHCDVSDAVNVLMHTTKVKIDPCRRKIIKELQKKYAEEDSRELLCEALGDADERPKSEALSHDPKADIGIGNISPTSHVDQCIPSICEEGKSQKLETHDLSASSLANNMSNKEDRMRIDFLDDKEPAGPELRESKQGLEKDTLQTEDGAEVALGGAVWDIFRRQDVPKLIEYLRKHKNEFRHIKNHPVDSVIHPIHDQTLFLNERHKKQLKKEFDVEPWTFEQHLGEAVFIPAGCPHQVRNRQVIHHLVTNMSFFFGPTCLFLSSSKFLFFFGGIRFFLLLTKLWILKYSSHFLQPLKRPKVSVYGKGWHYGNKALHVEKIELTRRINSIYLSPPSNSFNYF from the exons ATGATAAGAGTGGAGTTGTCTTTTGCTCAAAGTGCAACAGAAAACGCTACTGTTATGAATGCCTTGAGAG GTAAAACCCAGAAGGAAGTTGAGAATGCATGTCCATTCTGTTCAGGCAATTGCAATTGCAAAGCCTGCTTGCGGGAGGTTCCAGTGCTTATG GACCGAGAGGTAAATTCCAGTGTCAAATTACATCGACTGCGCTACTTACTCTATAAAGCCTTGCCTGTTCTGAGGCATATTCACAGGGAGCAAAGCTTAGAACTAGAGATTGAATCTAAAATAAGAG GTGAGCAACTGCAAGAAAAAGGCATAGCAAGAACAGAGCTAGACAAACGTGAGCGCTTATACTG TGACAATTGCAATACGTCTATAATTGGGTTTTACCGGAGCTGCCCCAATCCCAGTTGCTCTTATGATCTATGTCTCATGTGTTGTCAAGAGCTTAGGGAGGGTTGCCAACCTGGAGGCATAGAAGCTGAAACATCCCAGGAACAATTTTCTGAGAGAGCTCATAATCATGATTCATCAAGAACTAAgagtaaaaaacaaaataaaagatatggATGGGAGAGCCAGCTTGTGCCTACGAATTTTGATTTTCAAGCTGACATGTCCACCCCCTTCCCTGAATGGAACGCTAATACAGATGGTAACATTCCATGTCCACCAAAACAGCGTGGAGGATGTGGTACCACATTGCTAGAATTGAGACGTACTTTCAAATGTAACTGGGTAGTGAAATTGCTAAATAATGCTGAGGACCTCACCAGAGACTACACACCGCCTGATGTTGATATTACTGAAAAGTGCTCTTTATGTCAGAAAAATACTATTGAAGGAAAAACCAATCTTGAAGCCCGTAGGGCAGCATTCagagatgatgataatgataatttCATATATAGCTCAAATGCCCGTGATATTTCTGATGATGAAATTGAGCATTTCCAGAGGCACTGGATGAGGGGAGAACCTGTTGTTGTGAGAAACATTCTAGATAAGACATCGGGTCTTAGCTGGGAGCCAATGGTTATGTGGAGGGCTTTAAGAGAAACAGGCTCCAAAGTGAGGTTTAAAGACGAAACTCGAAGTGTAGAAGCTATTGATTGCTTTGATTGGTGTGGG GTTGAGATCAATATTCACCAATTTTTCCAAGGCTACCTAGAAGGTCGAATGTATAAAAATGGGTGGCCAGAAATGCTGAAATTGAAAGATTGGCCCACATCCACCACTTTTGAAGAGCGCTTGCCTAGGCATGGCACGGAGTTCCTCATGGCACTCCCCTACAGGGATTACACTAATCCAAAATCTGGGACTTTGAATTTTGCCTCTAAACTTCCTGATGACTCACTAAAGCCGGATTTAGGACCCAAAACATATATTGCTTATGGATTTTCTGATGAGCTTGGTAGAGGAGATTCTGTGACAAAGCTGCACTGTGATGTGTCTGATGCA GTCAATGTGTTGATGCATACAACCAAAGTGAAGATAGATCCTTGTcggagaaaaataataaaagaattgcAGAAAAAATATGCCGAAGAAGACTCTCGTGAACTTTTATGTGAAGCTTTAGGAGATGCTGATGAAAGACCTAAATCTGAAGCATTGAGCCATGATCCGAAGGCAGACATTGGAATTGGTAATATTTCACCAACTAGCCACGTGGATCAGTGCATTCCATCTATATGTGAAGAAGGCAAGAGTCAGAAGTTAGAAACACATGATCTATCTGCAAGTAGCTTAGCTAATAATATGAGCAATAAGGAAGACAGAATGAGGATTGATTTTTTAGATGATAAGGAGCCTGCTGGTCCTGAGCTGAGAGAGTCAAAACAAGGCCTGGAGAAAGATACTTTGCAAACTGAAGATGGAGCTGAGGTTGCCCTCGGTGGTGCTGTTTGGGACATCTTCCGCCGGCAAGATGTCCCTAAGCTAATTGAGTACTTAAGAAAGCACAAGAATGAATTCCGTCATATAAAAAATCATCCTGTAGATTCT GTTATACATCCTATTCATGATCAAACTCTGTTTTTAAATGAGAGGCATAAGAAACAGCTGAAAAAGGAGTTCG ATGTTGAACCATGGACCTTTGAGCAACACCTTGGGGAGGCTGTCTTCATTCCAGCAGGATGTCCTCACCAAGTGAGAAACAGACAAGTAATTCATCATCTTGTGACAAACATGTCATTTTTCTTCGGTCCAACATGTCTGTTTTTAAGTTCTAGcaaatttctcttcttttttggtGGGATAAGGTTTTTTTTGTTGTTAACAAAGTTGTGGATACTTAAATATTCGAGTCACTTTTTGCAGCCACTAAAACGACCTAAAGTAAGTGTCTATGGAAAAGGTTGGCATTATGGTAACAAGGCGTTACATGTTGAAAAAATTGAATTAACTAGAAGAATAAATAGTATATATTTGAGTCCCCCATCCAAttcctttaattacttttag
- the LOC112758460 gene encoding lysine-specific demethylase JMJ27 isoform X5 produces the protein MTESPSDRRCKRNAGPNCRCSGVASLGKSFCEKHLQQRALQDQKRRIKRNEGNESERRSNKTKRRLSTADDVSAGSELEVSVSELIENSVRKKKKNVTKKKKLLDQESVNECGIHEDSDRGIEDKKQMGSKSKEGGSLMCHQCQRNDKSGVVFCSKCNRKRYCYECLERWYPGKTQKEVENACPFCSGNCNCKACLREVPVLMDREVNSSVKLHRLRYLLYKALPVLRHIHREQSLELEIESKIRGEQLQEKGIARTELDKRERLYCDNCNTSIIGFYRSCPNPSCSYDLCLMCCQELREGCQPGGIEAETSQEQFSERAHNHDSSRTKSKKQNKRYGWESQLVPTNFDFQADMSTPFPEWNANTDGNIPCPPKQRGGCGTTLLELRRTFKCNWVVKLLNNAEDLTRDYTPPDVDITEKCSLCQKNTIEGKTNLEARRAAFRDDDNDNFIYSSNARDISDDEIEHFQRHWMRGEPVVVRNILDKTSGLSWEPMVMWRALRETGSKVRFKDETRSVEAIDCFDWCGVEINIHQFFQGYLEGRMYKNGWPEMLKLKDWPTSTTFEERLPRHGTEFLMALPYRDYTNPKSGTLNFASKLPDDSLKPDLGPKTYIAYGFSDELGRGDSVTKLHCDVSDAVNVLMHTTKVKIDPCRRKIIKELQKKYAEEDSRELLCEALGDADERPKSEALSHDPKADIGIGNISPTSHVDQCIPSICEEGKSQKLETHDLSASSLANNMSNKEDRMRIDFLDDKEPAGPELRESKQGLEKDTLQTEDGAEVALGGAVWDIFRRQDVPKLIEYLRKHKNEFRHIKNHPVDSVIHPIHDQTLFLNERHKKQLKKEFDVEPWTFEQHLGEAVFIPAGCPHQVRNRQEMEPWPTESI, from the exons ATGACGGAGTCACCGTCGGATAGGCGGTGTAAGCGCAACGCCGGCCCAAATTGCCGGTGCAGCGGGGTGGCGTCGCTGGGAAAATCGTTCTGCGAGAAACACTTGCAGCAGCGTGCGCTTCAAGACCAGAAACGCAGAATTAAGAGGAACGAAGGGAACGAATCGGAGCGCAGGTCCAACAAGACCAAGAGGAGGCTATCGACCGCCGATGACGTCAGTGCCGGATCCGAATTGGAAGTTTCCGTGTCCGAATTGATTGAAAACTCCgtcagaaagaaaaaaaagaacgtgacgaagaagaagaaactgCTTGATCAA GAGAGTGTAAATGAGTGTGGTATTCACGAGGACTCTGACAGGGGAATTGAAGATAAGAAACAAATG GGTAGCAAAAGCAAGGAGGGTGGAAGTTTGATGTGTCATCAGTGCCAGAGGAATGATAAGAGTGGAGTTGTCTTTTGCTCAAAGTGCAACAGAAAACGCTACTGTTATGAATGCCTTGAGAGGTG GTACCCAGGTAAAACCCAGAAGGAAGTTGAGAATGCATGTCCATTCTGTTCAGGCAATTGCAATTGCAAAGCCTGCTTGCGGGAGGTTCCAGTGCTTATG GACCGAGAGGTAAATTCCAGTGTCAAATTACATCGACTGCGCTACTTACTCTATAAAGCCTTGCCTGTTCTGAGGCATATTCACAGGGAGCAAAGCTTAGAACTAGAGATTGAATCTAAAATAAGAG GTGAGCAACTGCAAGAAAAAGGCATAGCAAGAACAGAGCTAGACAAACGTGAGCGCTTATACTG TGACAATTGCAATACGTCTATAATTGGGTTTTACCGGAGCTGCCCCAATCCCAGTTGCTCTTATGATCTATGTCTCATGTGTTGTCAAGAGCTTAGGGAGGGTTGCCAACCTGGAGGCATAGAAGCTGAAACATCCCAGGAACAATTTTCTGAGAGAGCTCATAATCATGATTCATCAAGAACTAAgagtaaaaaacaaaataaaagatatggATGGGAGAGCCAGCTTGTGCCTACGAATTTTGATTTTCAAGCTGACATGTCCACCCCCTTCCCTGAATGGAACGCTAATACAGATGGTAACATTCCATGTCCACCAAAACAGCGTGGAGGATGTGGTACCACATTGCTAGAATTGAGACGTACTTTCAAATGTAACTGGGTAGTGAAATTGCTAAATAATGCTGAGGACCTCACCAGAGACTACACACCGCCTGATGTTGATATTACTGAAAAGTGCTCTTTATGTCAGAAAAATACTATTGAAGGAAAAACCAATCTTGAAGCCCGTAGGGCAGCATTCagagatgatgataatgataatttCATATATAGCTCAAATGCCCGTGATATTTCTGATGATGAAATTGAGCATTTCCAGAGGCACTGGATGAGGGGAGAACCTGTTGTTGTGAGAAACATTCTAGATAAGACATCGGGTCTTAGCTGGGAGCCAATGGTTATGTGGAGGGCTTTAAGAGAAACAGGCTCCAAAGTGAGGTTTAAAGACGAAACTCGAAGTGTAGAAGCTATTGATTGCTTTGATTGGTGTGGG GTTGAGATCAATATTCACCAATTTTTCCAAGGCTACCTAGAAGGTCGAATGTATAAAAATGGGTGGCCAGAAATGCTGAAATTGAAAGATTGGCCCACATCCACCACTTTTGAAGAGCGCTTGCCTAGGCATGGCACGGAGTTCCTCATGGCACTCCCCTACAGGGATTACACTAATCCAAAATCTGGGACTTTGAATTTTGCCTCTAAACTTCCTGATGACTCACTAAAGCCGGATTTAGGACCCAAAACATATATTGCTTATGGATTTTCTGATGAGCTTGGTAGAGGAGATTCTGTGACAAAGCTGCACTGTGATGTGTCTGATGCA GTCAATGTGTTGATGCATACAACCAAAGTGAAGATAGATCCTTGTcggagaaaaataataaaagaattgcAGAAAAAATATGCCGAAGAAGACTCTCGTGAACTTTTATGTGAAGCTTTAGGAGATGCTGATGAAAGACCTAAATCTGAAGCATTGAGCCATGATCCGAAGGCAGACATTGGAATTGGTAATATTTCACCAACTAGCCACGTGGATCAGTGCATTCCATCTATATGTGAAGAAGGCAAGAGTCAGAAGTTAGAAACACATGATCTATCTGCAAGTAGCTTAGCTAATAATATGAGCAATAAGGAAGACAGAATGAGGATTGATTTTTTAGATGATAAGGAGCCTGCTGGTCCTGAGCTGAGAGAGTCAAAACAAGGCCTGGAGAAAGATACTTTGCAAACTGAAGATGGAGCTGAGGTTGCCCTCGGTGGTGCTGTTTGGGACATCTTCCGCCGGCAAGATGTCCCTAAGCTAATTGAGTACTTAAGAAAGCACAAGAATGAATTCCGTCATATAAAAAATCATCCTGTAGATTCT GTTATACATCCTATTCATGATCAAACTCTGTTTTTAAATGAGAGGCATAAGAAACAGCTGAAAAAGGAGTTCG ATGTTGAACCATGGACCTTTGAGCAACACCTTGGGGAGGCTGTCTTCATTCCAGCAGGATGTCCTCACCAAGTGAGAAACAGACAA GAAATGGAGCCATGGCCGACGGAATCCATTTGA
- the LOC112758460 gene encoding lysine-specific demethylase JMJ27 isoform X4 has protein sequence MTESPSDRRCKRNAGPNCRCSGVASLGKSFCEKHLQQRALQDQKRRIKRNEGNESERRSNKTKRRLSTADDVSAGSELEVSVSELIENSVRKKKKNVTKKKKLLDQESVNECGIHEDSDRGIEDKKQMGSKSKEGGSLMCHQCQRNDKSGVVFCSKCNRKRYCYECLERYPGKTQKEVENACPFCSGNCNCKACLREVPVLMDREVNSSVKLHRLRYLLYKALPVLRHIHREQSLELEIESKIRGEQLQEKGIARTELDKRERLYCDNCNTSIIGFYRSCPNPSCSYDLCLMCCQELREGCQPGGIEAETSQEQFSERAHNHDSSRTKSKKQNKRYGWESQLVPTNFDFQADMSTPFPEWNANTDGNIPCPPKQRGGCGTTLLELRRTFKCNWVVKLLNNAEDLTRDYTPPDVDITEKCSLCQKNTIEGKTNLEARRAAFRDDDNDNFIYSSNARDISDDEIEHFQRHWMRGEPVVVRNILDKTSGLSWEPMVMWRALRETGSKVRFKDETRSVEAIDCFDWCGVEINIHQFFQGYLEGRMYKNGWPEMLKLKDWPTSTTFEERLPRHGTEFLMALPYRDYTNPKSGTLNFASKLPDDSLKPDLGPKTYIAYGFSDELGRGDSVTKLHCDVSDAVNVLMHTTKVKIDPCRRKIIKELQKKYAEEDSRELLCEALGDADERPKSEALSHDPKADIGIGNISPTSHVDQCIPSICEEGKSQKLETHDLSASSLANNMSNKEDRMRIDFLDDKEPAGPELRESKQGLEKDTLQTEDGAEVALGGAVWDIFRRQDVPKLIEYLRKHKNEFRHIKNHPVDSVIHPIHDQTLFLNERHKKQLKKEFDVEPWTFEQHLGEAVFIPAGCPHQVRNRQSCIKVALDFVSPENVGECLRLTEEFRLLPKHHRAKEDKLEVKKMTLYAVSNAVRQVKQIISVNE, from the exons ATGACGGAGTCACCGTCGGATAGGCGGTGTAAGCGCAACGCCGGCCCAAATTGCCGGTGCAGCGGGGTGGCGTCGCTGGGAAAATCGTTCTGCGAGAAACACTTGCAGCAGCGTGCGCTTCAAGACCAGAAACGCAGAATTAAGAGGAACGAAGGGAACGAATCGGAGCGCAGGTCCAACAAGACCAAGAGGAGGCTATCGACCGCCGATGACGTCAGTGCCGGATCCGAATTGGAAGTTTCCGTGTCCGAATTGATTGAAAACTCCgtcagaaagaaaaaaaagaacgtgacgaagaagaagaaactgCTTGATCAA GAGAGTGTAAATGAGTGTGGTATTCACGAGGACTCTGACAGGGGAATTGAAGATAAGAAACAAATG GGTAGCAAAAGCAAGGAGGGTGGAAGTTTGATGTGTCATCAGTGCCAGAGGAATGATAAGAGTGGAGTTGTCTTTTGCTCAAAGTGCAACAGAAAACGCTACTGTTATGAATGCCTTGAGAG GTACCCAGGTAAAACCCAGAAGGAAGTTGAGAATGCATGTCCATTCTGTTCAGGCAATTGCAATTGCAAAGCCTGCTTGCGGGAGGTTCCAGTGCTTATG GACCGAGAGGTAAATTCCAGTGTCAAATTACATCGACTGCGCTACTTACTCTATAAAGCCTTGCCTGTTCTGAGGCATATTCACAGGGAGCAAAGCTTAGAACTAGAGATTGAATCTAAAATAAGAG GTGAGCAACTGCAAGAAAAAGGCATAGCAAGAACAGAGCTAGACAAACGTGAGCGCTTATACTG TGACAATTGCAATACGTCTATAATTGGGTTTTACCGGAGCTGCCCCAATCCCAGTTGCTCTTATGATCTATGTCTCATGTGTTGTCAAGAGCTTAGGGAGGGTTGCCAACCTGGAGGCATAGAAGCTGAAACATCCCAGGAACAATTTTCTGAGAGAGCTCATAATCATGATTCATCAAGAACTAAgagtaaaaaacaaaataaaagatatggATGGGAGAGCCAGCTTGTGCCTACGAATTTTGATTTTCAAGCTGACATGTCCACCCCCTTCCCTGAATGGAACGCTAATACAGATGGTAACATTCCATGTCCACCAAAACAGCGTGGAGGATGTGGTACCACATTGCTAGAATTGAGACGTACTTTCAAATGTAACTGGGTAGTGAAATTGCTAAATAATGCTGAGGACCTCACCAGAGACTACACACCGCCTGATGTTGATATTACTGAAAAGTGCTCTTTATGTCAGAAAAATACTATTGAAGGAAAAACCAATCTTGAAGCCCGTAGGGCAGCATTCagagatgatgataatgataatttCATATATAGCTCAAATGCCCGTGATATTTCTGATGATGAAATTGAGCATTTCCAGAGGCACTGGATGAGGGGAGAACCTGTTGTTGTGAGAAACATTCTAGATAAGACATCGGGTCTTAGCTGGGAGCCAATGGTTATGTGGAGGGCTTTAAGAGAAACAGGCTCCAAAGTGAGGTTTAAAGACGAAACTCGAAGTGTAGAAGCTATTGATTGCTTTGATTGGTGTGGG GTTGAGATCAATATTCACCAATTTTTCCAAGGCTACCTAGAAGGTCGAATGTATAAAAATGGGTGGCCAGAAATGCTGAAATTGAAAGATTGGCCCACATCCACCACTTTTGAAGAGCGCTTGCCTAGGCATGGCACGGAGTTCCTCATGGCACTCCCCTACAGGGATTACACTAATCCAAAATCTGGGACTTTGAATTTTGCCTCTAAACTTCCTGATGACTCACTAAAGCCGGATTTAGGACCCAAAACATATATTGCTTATGGATTTTCTGATGAGCTTGGTAGAGGAGATTCTGTGACAAAGCTGCACTGTGATGTGTCTGATGCA GTCAATGTGTTGATGCATACAACCAAAGTGAAGATAGATCCTTGTcggagaaaaataataaaagaattgcAGAAAAAATATGCCGAAGAAGACTCTCGTGAACTTTTATGTGAAGCTTTAGGAGATGCTGATGAAAGACCTAAATCTGAAGCATTGAGCCATGATCCGAAGGCAGACATTGGAATTGGTAATATTTCACCAACTAGCCACGTGGATCAGTGCATTCCATCTATATGTGAAGAAGGCAAGAGTCAGAAGTTAGAAACACATGATCTATCTGCAAGTAGCTTAGCTAATAATATGAGCAATAAGGAAGACAGAATGAGGATTGATTTTTTAGATGATAAGGAGCCTGCTGGTCCTGAGCTGAGAGAGTCAAAACAAGGCCTGGAGAAAGATACTTTGCAAACTGAAGATGGAGCTGAGGTTGCCCTCGGTGGTGCTGTTTGGGACATCTTCCGCCGGCAAGATGTCCCTAAGCTAATTGAGTACTTAAGAAAGCACAAGAATGAATTCCGTCATATAAAAAATCATCCTGTAGATTCT GTTATACATCCTATTCATGATCAAACTCTGTTTTTAAATGAGAGGCATAAGAAACAGCTGAAAAAGGAGTTCG ATGTTGAACCATGGACCTTTGAGCAACACCTTGGGGAGGCTGTCTTCATTCCAGCAGGATGTCCTCACCAAGTGAGAAACAGACAA TCTTGTATAAAGGTTGCTCTTGATTTCGTTTCTCCGGAAAATGTTGGAGAATGTTTACGACTAACTGAAGAGTTTCGTTTGCTCCCAAAACACCACAGAGCCAAGGAAGACAAATTGGAG GTTAAGAAGATGACGCTTTATGCTGTAAGTAATGCTGTTAGACAAGTCAAACAAATAATATCGGTCAACGAGTAA
- the LOC112758460 gene encoding lysine-specific demethylase JMJ27 isoform X3 yields MTESPSDRRCKRNAGPNCRCSGVASLGKSFCEKHLQQRALQDQKRRIKRNEGNESERRSNKTKRRLSTADDVSAGSELEVSVSELIENSVRKKKKNVTKKKKLLDQESVNECGIHEDSDRGIEDKKQMGSKSKEGGSLMCHQCQRNDKSGVVFCSKCNRKRYCYECLERWYPGKTQKEVENACPFCSGNCNCKACLREVPVLMDREVNSSVKLHRLRYLLYKALPVLRHIHREQSLELEIESKIRGEQLQEKGIARTELDKRERLYCDNCNTSIIGFYRSCPNPSCSYDLCLMCCQELREGCQPGGIEAETSQEQFSERAHNHDSSRTKSKKQNKRYGWESQLVPTNFDFQADMSTPFPEWNANTDGNIPCPPKQRGGCGTTLLELRRTFKCNWVVKLLNNAEDLTRDYTPPDVDITEKCSLCQKNTIEGKTNLEARRAAFRDDDNDNFIYSSNARDISDDEIEHFQRHWMRGEPVVVRNILDKTSGLSWEPMVMWRALRETGSKVRFKDETRSVEAIDCFDWCGVEINIHQFFQGYLEGRMYKNGWPEMLKLKDWPTSTTFEERLPRHGTEFLMALPYRDYTNPKSGTLNFASKLPDDSLKPDLGPKTYIAYGFSDELGRGDSVTKLHCDVSDAVNVLMHTTKVKIDPCRRKIIKELQKKYAEEDSRELLCEALGDADERPKSEALSHDPKADIGIGNISPTSHVDQCIPSICEEGKSQKLETHDLSASSLANNMSNKEDRMRIDFLDDKEPAGPELRESKQGLEKDTLQTEDGAEVALGGAVWDIFRRQDVPKLIEYLRKHKNEFRHIKNHPVDSVIHPIHDQTLFLNERHKKQLKKEFDVEPWTFEQHLGEAVFIPAGCPHQVRNRQSCIKVALDFVSPENVGECLRLTEEFRLLPKHHRAKEDKLEVKKMTLYAVSNAVRQVKQIISVNE; encoded by the exons ATGACGGAGTCACCGTCGGATAGGCGGTGTAAGCGCAACGCCGGCCCAAATTGCCGGTGCAGCGGGGTGGCGTCGCTGGGAAAATCGTTCTGCGAGAAACACTTGCAGCAGCGTGCGCTTCAAGACCAGAAACGCAGAATTAAGAGGAACGAAGGGAACGAATCGGAGCGCAGGTCCAACAAGACCAAGAGGAGGCTATCGACCGCCGATGACGTCAGTGCCGGATCCGAATTGGAAGTTTCCGTGTCCGAATTGATTGAAAACTCCgtcagaaagaaaaaaaagaacgtgacgaagaagaagaaactgCTTGATCAA GAGAGTGTAAATGAGTGTGGTATTCACGAGGACTCTGACAGGGGAATTGAAGATAAGAAACAAATG GGTAGCAAAAGCAAGGAGGGTGGAAGTTTGATGTGTCATCAGTGCCAGAGGAATGATAAGAGTGGAGTTGTCTTTTGCTCAAAGTGCAACAGAAAACGCTACTGTTATGAATGCCTTGAGAGGTG GTACCCAGGTAAAACCCAGAAGGAAGTTGAGAATGCATGTCCATTCTGTTCAGGCAATTGCAATTGCAAAGCCTGCTTGCGGGAGGTTCCAGTGCTTATG GACCGAGAGGTAAATTCCAGTGTCAAATTACATCGACTGCGCTACTTACTCTATAAAGCCTTGCCTGTTCTGAGGCATATTCACAGGGAGCAAAGCTTAGAACTAGAGATTGAATCTAAAATAAGAG GTGAGCAACTGCAAGAAAAAGGCATAGCAAGAACAGAGCTAGACAAACGTGAGCGCTTATACTG TGACAATTGCAATACGTCTATAATTGGGTTTTACCGGAGCTGCCCCAATCCCAGTTGCTCTTATGATCTATGTCTCATGTGTTGTCAAGAGCTTAGGGAGGGTTGCCAACCTGGAGGCATAGAAGCTGAAACATCCCAGGAACAATTTTCTGAGAGAGCTCATAATCATGATTCATCAAGAACTAAgagtaaaaaacaaaataaaagatatggATGGGAGAGCCAGCTTGTGCCTACGAATTTTGATTTTCAAGCTGACATGTCCACCCCCTTCCCTGAATGGAACGCTAATACAGATGGTAACATTCCATGTCCACCAAAACAGCGTGGAGGATGTGGTACCACATTGCTAGAATTGAGACGTACTTTCAAATGTAACTGGGTAGTGAAATTGCTAAATAATGCTGAGGACCTCACCAGAGACTACACACCGCCTGATGTTGATATTACTGAAAAGTGCTCTTTATGTCAGAAAAATACTATTGAAGGAAAAACCAATCTTGAAGCCCGTAGGGCAGCATTCagagatgatgataatgataatttCATATATAGCTCAAATGCCCGTGATATTTCTGATGATGAAATTGAGCATTTCCAGAGGCACTGGATGAGGGGAGAACCTGTTGTTGTGAGAAACATTCTAGATAAGACATCGGGTCTTAGCTGGGAGCCAATGGTTATGTGGAGGGCTTTAAGAGAAACAGGCTCCAAAGTGAGGTTTAAAGACGAAACTCGAAGTGTAGAAGCTATTGATTGCTTTGATTGGTGTGGG GTTGAGATCAATATTCACCAATTTTTCCAAGGCTACCTAGAAGGTCGAATGTATAAAAATGGGTGGCCAGAAATGCTGAAATTGAAAGATTGGCCCACATCCACCACTTTTGAAGAGCGCTTGCCTAGGCATGGCACGGAGTTCCTCATGGCACTCCCCTACAGGGATTACACTAATCCAAAATCTGGGACTTTGAATTTTGCCTCTAAACTTCCTGATGACTCACTAAAGCCGGATTTAGGACCCAAAACATATATTGCTTATGGATTTTCTGATGAGCTTGGTAGAGGAGATTCTGTGACAAAGCTGCACTGTGATGTGTCTGATGCA GTCAATGTGTTGATGCATACAACCAAAGTGAAGATAGATCCTTGTcggagaaaaataataaaagaattgcAGAAAAAATATGCCGAAGAAGACTCTCGTGAACTTTTATGTGAAGCTTTAGGAGATGCTGATGAAAGACCTAAATCTGAAGCATTGAGCCATGATCCGAAGGCAGACATTGGAATTGGTAATATTTCACCAACTAGCCACGTGGATCAGTGCATTCCATCTATATGTGAAGAAGGCAAGAGTCAGAAGTTAGAAACACATGATCTATCTGCAAGTAGCTTAGCTAATAATATGAGCAATAAGGAAGACAGAATGAGGATTGATTTTTTAGATGATAAGGAGCCTGCTGGTCCTGAGCTGAGAGAGTCAAAACAAGGCCTGGAGAAAGATACTTTGCAAACTGAAGATGGAGCTGAGGTTGCCCTCGGTGGTGCTGTTTGGGACATCTTCCGCCGGCAAGATGTCCCTAAGCTAATTGAGTACTTAAGAAAGCACAAGAATGAATTCCGTCATATAAAAAATCATCCTGTAGATTCT GTTATACATCCTATTCATGATCAAACTCTGTTTTTAAATGAGAGGCATAAGAAACAGCTGAAAAAGGAGTTCG ATGTTGAACCATGGACCTTTGAGCAACACCTTGGGGAGGCTGTCTTCATTCCAGCAGGATGTCCTCACCAAGTGAGAAACAGACAA TCTTGTATAAAGGTTGCTCTTGATTTCGTTTCTCCGGAAAATGTTGGAGAATGTTTACGACTAACTGAAGAGTTTCGTTTGCTCCCAAAACACCACAGAGCCAAGGAAGACAAATTGGAG GTTAAGAAGATGACGCTTTATGCTGTAAGTAATGCTGTTAGACAAGTCAAACAAATAATATCGGTCAACGAGTAA